Proteins from one Sphingomonas sp. HF-S4 genomic window:
- a CDS encoding inositol monophosphatase family protein has protein sequence MHDLAAKVAEITADAGRFAIKLWDTDFRRWEKSPGNPVCAVDLEVDGMLRYRLGELLPDAGWLSEETIDNAARLDAERIWVVDPIDGTRDYLRGRPGWCVSVALVEKGRPVISVLDAPARNEVWTATAGQGAFRNGERLRVAERSELAGARVPADQLSKVDRDLAMVARPNSIALRIAMVAAGEADLLATIRWGNEWDIAAAVLLAQEAGAAVSDAFGRTLGFNTPKAEAFGVLVTAPGIHAAAVERLRERAEAGVGRA, from the coding sequence GTGCATGACCTGGCGGCCAAGGTTGCGGAGATCACCGCCGACGCCGGGCGGTTCGCGATCAAATTGTGGGATACCGATTTCCGGCGCTGGGAGAAGTCGCCGGGCAATCCGGTGTGCGCCGTCGATCTCGAGGTGGATGGGATGCTGCGCTATCGGCTCGGCGAACTTCTCCCCGATGCCGGCTGGCTCTCCGAGGAGACGATCGACAATGCCGCGCGATTGGATGCCGAGCGGATCTGGGTGGTCGACCCGATCGACGGTACGCGCGACTATTTACGCGGGCGGCCCGGCTGGTGCGTCTCTGTCGCGCTGGTCGAGAAAGGGCGGCCGGTGATCAGCGTGCTCGACGCGCCGGCGCGCAACGAAGTGTGGACCGCCACGGCGGGGCAGGGCGCTTTTCGCAACGGCGAGCGGCTTCGGGTCGCCGAACGCAGCGAGCTTGCCGGCGCGCGGGTGCCCGCCGACCAGCTTTCGAAGGTCGATCGCGACTTGGCGATGGTCGCCAGGCCCAATTCGATCGCGCTGCGGATCGCGATGGTCGCTGCGGGCGAAGCCGATCTGCTCGCGACGATCCGCTGGGGCAACGAATGGGACATCGCCGCCGCGGTGCTGCTCGCACAGGAGGCGGGAGCGGCGGTGAGCGATGCGTTCGGGCGGACGCTGGGTTTCAACACCCCCAAGGCCGAGGCGTTCGGGGTGCTGGTGACGGCGCCGGGGATTCATGCTGCGGCGGTGGAGCGGCTGCGCGAGCGGGCTGAGGCTGGAGTGGGGCGGGCCTAG
- a CDS encoding class I SAM-dependent methyltransferase, with translation MNDPDRWNEMAKQYEETAHPFTAPFAEAALARVPITSQTRLLDVATGTGALALAAAWAGAQVLATDFSPGMVARATAHGLPNLEGRTMDGQALDLPDASFDAVFSVFGVMLFPDWRKGLAEMARVTKPGGHGVVATWQSQGAATHLLLGNVVRDLFPTREWRTGLPEGVTVLGDPARLATEMVAAGFAAPAIETMTSDYLLRMTDLDPETQFGLSEDWGALEPADKQAVIDEVYRRADGRDVLPVPSTALIAVAVR, from the coding sequence ATGAACGACCCCGATCGCTGGAACGAGATGGCCAAGCAGTATGAGGAGACTGCGCACCCTTTCACTGCGCCCTTCGCCGAAGCCGCGCTGGCACGCGTGCCGATAACGTCGCAGACTCGGCTGCTCGACGTGGCGACCGGAACCGGCGCGCTGGCGCTCGCGGCCGCCTGGGCGGGCGCGCAGGTGCTGGCGACCGACTTCTCGCCCGGCATGGTCGCGCGGGCGACCGCGCACGGGCTGCCCAATCTCGAAGGCCGGACGATGGATGGCCAGGCGCTCGATCTGCCCGATGCGTCGTTCGACGCAGTCTTCTCGGTGTTCGGCGTGATGTTGTTCCCCGATTGGCGCAAGGGCCTCGCCGAAATGGCGCGCGTCACCAAGCCGGGCGGGCACGGCGTGGTCGCCACCTGGCAGAGCCAGGGCGCCGCGACGCATCTGCTGCTCGGCAACGTGGTGCGCGACCTGTTCCCGACACGCGAATGGCGCACCGGCCTGCCCGAAGGCGTGACGGTGCTCGGCGACCCCGCGCGGCTGGCGACGGAGATGGTCGCCGCGGGCTTTGCGGCGCCGGCGATCGAGACGATGACCAGCGACTATCTGCTGCGGATGACCGATCTCGATCCCGAGACCCAATTCGGGCTGAGCGAGGATTGGGGCGCGCTGGAACCCGCCGACAAGCAGGCAGTGATCGACGAAGTGTACCGCCGCGCCGATGGGCGCGATGTGCTGCCCGTGCCTTCGACGGCGCTGATCGCAGTGGCGGTGCGCTGA
- a CDS encoding GGDEF domain-containing protein: MNMPLQHNYFDQFRALPEANDPALYKTLLESTMAIPWKIDWATMRFVYIGPQIEPLLGWSQDSWISVEDWASRIHPEDRDNVVNFCVSQSVAGVDHEADYRALTKDKGYVWIRDVVHVVRNEAGEVESLIGFMFDISERKRIEHELLKMQKKLEALSFEDGLTGCANRRLLDERLQVEWNAARAVQRPLSLVLLDIDHFKQYNDLYGHVQGDACLVQVAGALKQIGLGTRGIFARYGGEEFALLLPETDEAEAQAIAEQCRAAVEALQIRQDHSPFAAVTVSVGVGTVIPPVDGEARHFCDAVDKLLYTAKQAGRNRVVSTFSA, from the coding sequence ATGAACATGCCGCTGCAGCATAATTACTTCGACCAGTTCCGCGCGCTGCCCGAAGCCAACGATCCTGCGCTCTACAAGACGCTGCTCGAATCGACGATGGCGATCCCGTGGAAGATCGACTGGGCGACGATGCGCTTCGTCTATATCGGCCCGCAGATCGAGCCACTGCTCGGCTGGAGCCAGGATAGCTGGATCTCGGTCGAGGACTGGGCCTCGCGCATCCATCCCGAGGATCGCGACAATGTCGTCAACTTCTGCGTGTCGCAATCGGTGGCAGGAGTCGATCACGAGGCCGATTATCGCGCGCTGACCAAGGACAAGGGCTATGTCTGGATCCGCGACGTCGTCCATGTCGTGCGCAACGAAGCCGGCGAGGTCGAGAGCCTGATCGGCTTCATGTTCGACATCAGCGAGCGCAAGCGGATCGAACACGAACTGCTCAAGATGCAGAAGAAGCTCGAGGCGCTGTCGTTCGAGGACGGTCTCACCGGCTGCGCCAATCGCCGGCTGCTCGACGAGCGGCTCCAGGTCGAATGGAACGCCGCGCGCGCGGTGCAGCGGCCGCTGTCGCTGGTGCTGCTCGATATCGATCACTTCAAGCAGTATAACGACCTGTACGGCCATGTGCAGGGCGACGCGTGCCTGGTGCAGGTTGCCGGGGCGCTCAAGCAGATCGGGCTGGGCACGCGCGGGATCTTTGCGCGCTATGGCGGCGAGGAATTCGCGCTGCTGCTGCCCGAGACCGACGAGGCCGAAGCACAGGCGATCGCCGAGCAATGCCGTGCCGCGGTCGAGGCGCTGCAGATCCGGCAGGACCATTCCCCGTTCGCGGCAGTGACGGTGAGCGTCGGCGTGGGCACGGTCATTCCGCCGGTCGATGGCGAGGCGCGCCACTTTTGCGACGCGGTCGACAAGCTTCTCTACACCGCCAAGCAGGCTGGGCGGAACCGGGTGGTCTCTACGTTCAGTGCGTGA
- a CDS encoding TldD/PmbA family protein produces the protein MLTESQACERVHDIVDRARAAGAEASDAVFAADRSLSVSVRMGALEDVERSESEELGLRVFVGQRSASVSTSDLSSDSLDALVERAIAMAREAPEDKWAGLAPHERLLHGSPPLLDLDDGANEPPEVLKARALAAEDAARAVEGVTNSEGGSAGASRSLVAIATSHGFTGAYAQTSHGVSASVLAGVEGAMERDYAHHSARHAAMLESPEAIGRLAGERAVARLDPAKVPSGAMPVVFDRRVSAGLVGHLLGAIGGASITRKTSFLLDCLGKQVFAKGVTICDDPHRPRGLRSRPFDGEGLPVLPLKLVDQGMLETWLLDSASARQLGLEPTGHAARGGAGAPGVAPSNLYMQPGNIPPETLVGEIDRGILVTELIGQGVNGVTGDYSRGAAGFLIEKGEITRAVSEITIAGNLKDMFLALTPANDLEFRYGINAPTLRIDGMTIAGA, from the coding sequence ATGCTGACCGAGTCCCAAGCCTGCGAACGCGTCCACGATATCGTCGATCGCGCGCGGGCGGCCGGCGCCGAAGCGTCGGACGCGGTGTTCGCCGCGGATCGCTCGCTCTCGGTATCGGTGCGGATGGGCGCGCTCGAGGATGTCGAGCGCTCGGAAAGCGAGGAACTCGGGCTGCGGGTATTCGTCGGGCAGCGCTCGGCGAGCGTGTCGACGTCGGATCTCAGCAGCGACTCGCTCGATGCGCTGGTCGAGCGCGCGATCGCGATGGCGCGCGAGGCGCCCGAGGATAAATGGGCCGGGCTAGCGCCGCACGAACGGCTGCTGCACGGCAGCCCGCCGTTGCTCGACCTCGACGACGGCGCCAACGAACCGCCCGAAGTGCTCAAGGCGCGTGCGCTGGCTGCCGAGGATGCGGCGCGCGCCGTCGAGGGCGTGACCAACAGCGAGGGCGGCAGCGCCGGCGCGAGCCGCTCGCTTGTCGCGATCGCTACCAGCCACGGCTTCACCGGCGCCTATGCCCAGACCAGCCACGGCGTCTCGGCAAGCGTTCTCGCGGGAGTCGAAGGCGCGATGGAGCGCGACTATGCGCATCACAGCGCGCGCCACGCGGCGATGCTCGAATCGCCTGAGGCGATCGGCCGACTCGCCGGAGAGCGCGCGGTGGCGCGGCTCGATCCTGCCAAGGTGCCGAGCGGGGCGATGCCGGTGGTGTTCGATCGCCGGGTGTCGGCGGGGCTGGTCGGGCACCTGCTCGGCGCGATCGGCGGCGCTTCGATCACCCGGAAAACCAGCTTTCTGCTCGATTGCCTGGGCAAGCAGGTCTTCGCCAAGGGAGTGACGATTTGCGATGATCCGCACCGCCCGCGCGGGTTGCGCTCGCGGCCCTTCGACGGCGAAGGGTTGCCGGTGCTACCGCTCAAGCTGGTCGACCAGGGCATGCTCGAGACCTGGCTGCTCGACAGCGCCTCGGCGCGGCAATTGGGGCTCGAGCCCACCGGCCATGCTGCGCGCGGCGGCGCGGGCGCGCCCGGCGTGGCACCGAGCAACCTCTATATGCAGCCGGGCAATATTCCGCCCGAGACCCTTGTCGGCGAGATCGACCGCGGCATACTGGTCACCGAGCTGATCGGGCAGGGCGTCAACGGCGTCACCGGCGATTACAGCCGCGGTGCCGCGGGGTTCCTGATCGAGAAGGGCGAGATCACGCGCGCCGTTTCCGAGATCACGATTGCGGGCAATTTGAAGGACATGTTCCTGGCGCTCACCCCCGCGAACGACCTGGAATTCCGCTACGGGATCAACGCGCCGACGCTGCGCATCGACGGGATGACGATCGCCGGTGCATGA
- a CDS encoding toxic anion resistance protein, whose translation MATETALAEKDLVLTPPDPVPVVAPEKAAGLVPVEDTKKTELDKRVDGFIDDLVAQDVNSPEFGKRVDAIAAMGQKEIRDAAGQSNRFLDRPVRAMGNDTGVGADLLQLRKTVEELDPGRNGKLIGGNDGFLSKLFGGSPLKQYFRKYQSSQSHINGILKSLASGKDELLMDNAAIDTERANLWNAMGRLEQMIYLSKAMDAKIEDKANELDHSDPAKAKALRETALFYVRQRTQDLLTQMAVTVQGYLALDLVKKNNVELVKGVDRASTTTVSALRTAVTVAQALTNQKLVLDQITAINTTTAGLIDSTGALLKSNTASIHEQAASSTIPVETLQRAFQNIYDTMDAIDTFKLKALDSMKTTVNTLSNEVEKSKGYIARAEGAAQNQGGGSADTFKLEAM comes from the coding sequence ATGGCGACCGAGACTGCACTGGCCGAAAAGGACCTGGTACTGACGCCGCCCGATCCCGTGCCGGTGGTCGCGCCCGAAAAGGCCGCGGGGCTGGTGCCGGTGGAAGACACCAAGAAGACCGAGCTCGACAAGCGCGTCGACGGCTTCATCGACGATCTCGTCGCGCAGGACGTCAACTCGCCCGAATTCGGCAAGCGCGTCGATGCGATCGCGGCGATGGGGCAGAAGGAGATCCGCGACGCGGCGGGCCAGTCGAACCGCTTCCTCGATCGACCGGTCCGCGCGATGGGCAACGATACCGGCGTCGGTGCCGATCTGCTCCAGCTCCGGAAAACCGTCGAGGAGCTCGATCCCGGCCGCAACGGCAAGCTGATCGGCGGGAATGACGGCTTCCTCTCGAAGCTGTTCGGCGGTTCGCCGCTCAAGCAGTATTTCCGCAAGTACCAGTCGTCGCAGAGCCATATCAACGGCATCCTCAAGAGCCTTGCCAGCGGCAAGGACGAGCTGCTGATGGACAATGCCGCGATCGATACCGAGCGGGCGAACCTGTGGAACGCGATGGGTCGGCTCGAGCAGATGATCTATCTGTCCAAGGCGATGGACGCCAAGATCGAGGACAAGGCCAACGAGCTCGACCACAGCGACCCCGCCAAGGCCAAGGCGCTGCGCGAGACCGCTTTGTTCTACGTCCGCCAGCGCACCCAGGACCTGCTCACCCAGATGGCAGTGACCGTGCAGGGCTATCTCGCGCTCGATCTGGTCAAGAAGAACAATGTCGAGCTGGTCAAGGGCGTCGACCGCGCCTCGACCACGACCGTCTCGGCGCTGCGCACCGCGGTCACCGTCGCGCAGGCGCTGACCAACCAGAAGCTGGTGCTCGACCAGATCACCGCGATCAACACCACCACCGCGGGCCTGATCGATTCGACCGGTGCGCTGCTCAAGAGCAACACCGCGTCGATCCACGAGCAGGCGGCGAGCTCGACGATTCCGGTCGAGACGCTCCAGCGCGCATTCCAGAACATCTACGACACGATGGACGCGATCGACACCTTCAAGCTGAAGGCGCTCGACAGCATGAAGACCACGGTCAACACGCTCTCGAACGAAGTCGAGAAGTCGAAGGGCTATATCGCCCGCGCCGAGGGCGCCGCGCAGAACCAGGGCGGCGGTTCGGCCGACACGTTCAAGCTGGAGGCGATGTAG
- a CDS encoding Rrf2 family transcriptional regulator, protein MRRDSRLSRMLHVLLHMARHDGPMTSDAIATMLRTNPVVVRRTMAGLRDAGYVRSGKGHGGGWVLAADLDTISLLDVHRAVGGPEIFAIGSESGPTHCLVERLVNESLADALSEAEKLLIARFGAVSLGQLARDFDARYCGPLPTSSP, encoded by the coding sequence ATGCGACGCGACAGCCGCCTATCCCGGATGCTCCATGTGCTGCTCCACATGGCGCGGCACGACGGACCGATGACCTCGGACGCGATCGCGACGATGCTGCGAACCAACCCGGTGGTGGTCCGCCGGACGATGGCCGGGCTGCGCGACGCAGGCTATGTGCGGTCGGGGAAGGGGCATGGCGGCGGTTGGGTGCTCGCCGCCGATCTCGATACGATCTCGCTGCTCGACGTGCATCGCGCAGTGGGTGGCCCAGAGATATTCGCGATCGGCAGTGAAAGCGGGCCGACGCACTGCCTGGTCGAGAGACTGGTCAACGAATCGCTGGCGGATGCGCTGAGCGAGGCCGAGAAGCTGCTGATCGCGCGTTTCGGAGCGGTCAGCCTCGGCCAGCTCGCGCGCGATTTCGACGCGCGTTACTGCGGGCCGTTGCCGACCTCGTCGCCCTGA
- the typA gene encoding translational GTPase TypA, with the protein MNLRNVAIIAHVDHGKTTLVDQLFRQSGTFRDNQRVEERAMDSNDLEKERGITILAKPTSVDWEGTRINIVDTPGHADFGGEVERILSMVDGVILLVDSSEGAMPQTKFVTGKALKLGLRPIVVVNKIDRPDERIQEVLDEVFDLFVSLDATDEQLDFPVLYASGRNGYANEDPTLREGTLKPLFQKIVDHVPPPKVEVDGTPFTFLVTLLDRDNFLGRILTGRVNSGVVKVNQPIHAIDMDGKVIETGRASKIMSFRGLDRVPVDEAKAGDIISLAGLTVATVSNTIADTSVTEAIQAQPIDPPTLSMRFAVNDSPMAGREGSKVTSRMIRDRLEREAESNVAIKVTESEDRDSFEVAGRGELQLGVLIETMRREGFELGISRPRVLFREDEDGKKTEPYETVVIDVDDEYSGTVVDKMNQRKGEMTDMRPSGGGKTRITFSAPSRGLIGYHGEFLSDTRGTGIMNRLFEKYGPHKGQIEGRKNGVLISNGNGEAQSYALGPLEERGILFVGHGEALYEGMIVGENAKTDDLEVNPMKAKQLTNFRASGGKDDAVRLTPPKKMTLEQAIAYIDDDEMVEVTPTKIRLRKRHLDPHERKKASRAKQAA; encoded by the coding sequence ATGAACCTCCGCAACGTGGCGATCATCGCCCACGTCGATCATGGCAAGACCACGCTCGTCGACCAGCTCTTCCGCCAGTCCGGCACGTTCCGTGACAACCAGCGCGTCGAAGAGCGCGCGATGGATTCGAACGACCTCGAAAAGGAGCGCGGGATCACGATTCTCGCCAAGCCGACCTCGGTCGACTGGGAAGGCACCCGCATCAACATCGTCGATACGCCGGGCCACGCCGATTTCGGCGGCGAGGTGGAGCGCATCCTCTCGATGGTCGACGGCGTCATCCTGCTGGTCGATTCGTCGGAAGGCGCAATGCCGCAGACCAAGTTCGTCACCGGCAAGGCACTGAAGCTCGGGCTGCGCCCGATCGTGGTCGTCAACAAGATCGACCGTCCGGACGAGCGCATCCAGGAAGTGCTCGACGAAGTGTTCGATCTGTTCGTGTCGCTCGACGCGACCGACGAGCAGCTCGACTTTCCGGTGCTCTACGCCTCGGGCCGCAACGGCTATGCCAATGAGGACCCGACGCTGCGCGAGGGTACGCTCAAGCCGCTGTTCCAGAAGATCGTCGATCACGTGCCGCCGCCCAAGGTCGAAGTCGATGGCACGCCCTTCACCTTCCTGGTGACGCTGCTCGACCGCGACAACTTCCTCGGCCGCATCCTCACCGGCCGCGTCAATTCGGGCGTGGTCAAGGTCAACCAGCCGATCCATGCGATCGACATGGACGGCAAGGTCATCGAGACCGGCCGCGCGTCGAAGATCATGTCGTTCCGCGGCCTGGATCGCGTGCCCGTCGACGAAGCCAAGGCAGGCGACATCATCTCGCTCGCCGGCCTGACCGTCGCCACCGTGTCGAACACCATCGCCGACACGTCGGTTACCGAGGCGATCCAGGCGCAGCCGATCGATCCGCCGACGCTGTCGATGCGCTTCGCCGTCAACGATTCGCCGATGGCGGGCCGCGAGGGCAGCAAGGTCACCAGCCGCATGATCCGCGACCGCCTCGAGCGCGAAGCCGAGTCGAACGTCGCGATCAAGGTCACCGAGAGCGAGGACCGCGACAGCTTCGAAGTCGCCGGCCGCGGCGAGCTTCAGCTTGGCGTGCTGATCGAGACGATGCGCCGCGAGGGCTTCGAGCTCGGCATCAGCCGCCCGCGTGTGCTGTTCCGCGAGGACGAGGACGGCAAGAAGACAGAACCGTACGAAACCGTCGTGATCGACGTGGACGATGAATATTCGGGCACGGTCGTCGACAAGATGAACCAGCGCAAGGGCGAGATGACCGACATGCGTCCGTCGGGTGGCGGCAAGACCCGCATCACCTTCTCGGCGCCGTCGCGCGGCCTGATCGGCTATCACGGCGAGTTCCTGTCGGACACCCGCGGCACCGGCATCATGAACCGGCTGTTCGAGAAGTATGGCCCGCACAAGGGCCAGATCGAAGGCCGCAAGAACGGCGTGCTGATCTCGAACGGCAACGGCGAGGCGCAGTCCTACGCACTCGGTCCGCTCGAAGAGCGCGGCATCCTGTTCGTCGGCCATGGCGAGGCGCTCTATGAGGGCATGATCGTCGGCGAGAACGCCAAGACGGATGACCTCGAGGTCAATCCGATGAAGGCCAAGCAGCTCACCAACTTCCGCGCATCGGGCGGCAAGGACGATGCCGTCCGCCTGACCCCGCCGAAGAAGATGACGCTCGAGCAGGCGATCGCCTATATCGACGACGACGAGATGGTCGAAGTCACGCCGACCAAGATTCGGCTGCGCAAGCGCCACCTCGATCCGCACGAGCGCAAGAAGGCGTCGCGGGCCAAGCAGGCAGCCTGA
- a CDS encoding NADPH-dependent FMN reductase: MSEPLKILVILGSVREGRMAEPVGKWVCAQAAGRPELDCELVDLKDWDLPFYAFRDPPAKGNYTDPLQRRWAEKVASADGYILICPEYNHGPPAVLKNALDFVYAEWNRKPVTYVGYGGNGAARSIELLTCISRELQMAPLEGSVHIMGVWGKVKEGVFTGDDKDLKWLGHGFDEIAWWGNALKAARG, from the coding sequence ATGAGCGAACCATTGAAGATTCTCGTCATCCTGGGCAGCGTCCGCGAAGGCCGAATGGCCGAGCCGGTCGGCAAGTGGGTATGCGCGCAGGCCGCGGGCCGGCCCGAGCTCGACTGCGAGCTGGTCGACCTCAAGGATTGGGATCTGCCCTTCTATGCATTCCGCGATCCGCCCGCGAAGGGGAATTACACCGATCCGCTCCAGCGCCGCTGGGCCGAGAAGGTCGCCAGCGCCGATGGCTATATTCTGATCTGCCCCGAATATAATCACGGCCCGCCCGCGGTGCTCAAGAACGCGCTCGACTTCGTCTATGCCGAGTGGAACCGCAAGCCGGTGACCTATGTCGGCTATGGCGGCAACGGCGCGGCGCGCTCGATCGAGCTGCTCACCTGCATCTCGCGCGAGCTGCAGATGGCGCCGCTCGAGGGCTCGGTCCACATCATGGGCGTGTGGGGCAAGGTGAAGGAGGGCGTCTTCACCGGCGACGACAAGGATCTCAAGTGGCTCGGCCACGGGTTTGACGAGATCGCCTGGTGGGGAAACGCGCTCAAGGCGGCGCGCGGCTGA
- a CDS encoding methylated-DNA--[protein]-cysteine S-methyltransferase, which translates to MTLNFTTTLSPVGALTLVASDAGLVAILWENDRPGRVKLGAMAEAPDHPVLAETARQLRDYFDGRRTSFDLPLDFRGTDFQRRVWAALLTIPFGETRSYGAIARQIGRPNASRAVGAANGRNPISIVAPCHRVIGTNGALTGFAGGLAAKELLLGIERGD; encoded by the coding sequence ATGACGCTCAACTTCACCACCACCCTTTCCCCCGTCGGCGCGCTGACGCTGGTGGCGAGCGACGCCGGGCTCGTCGCGATCCTCTGGGAAAACGACCGCCCCGGCCGGGTCAAGCTCGGCGCGATGGCCGAGGCGCCCGACCACCCCGTGCTCGCCGAGACCGCACGCCAGCTCCGCGATTATTTCGACGGCAGGCGGACAAGCTTCGACCTGCCGCTCGACTTCCGCGGCACCGATTTCCAGAGACGCGTCTGGGCCGCGCTGCTGACGATCCCGTTCGGCGAGACGCGCAGCTATGGCGCCATCGCGCGCCAGATCGGCCGGCCGAACGCCTCGCGTGCCGTCGGCGCGGCGAATGGCCGCAACCCGATCTCGATCGTCGCGCCGTGCCACCGCGTGATCGGCACCAACGGTGCGCTCACCGGCTTTGCGGGCGGGCTGGCGGCAAAGGAATTGCTGCTCGGGATCGAGCGGGGAGACTGA